One Olsenella sp. oral taxon 807 DNA segment encodes these proteins:
- a CDS encoding ABC transporter ATP-binding protein translates to MFAIVKRILALSGAYRPRVIAGIVFSTLKSCCAALPFFALLLIMANINTLTATIIGQAFTIVTLSVAGRFLFQYLTNITMSVAGYDIFRDRRLEIGEQLKRAPMGYFTEGNLGTIQTVLTTTISDLEGNCMLALTFLVGGFAQALAMTLMLCLACLPIGLVSLASILAGTAVLALIRRRAGAHTKDMQGAQERLVGSALEYIRGISILRSFGKGRESKGKVDEAFENKLRSDLEVTHATAGAMKLYEAVFKIASCLMFLVAALLYLRGTISLSSCLLFIVCAFIVFMELELLGDGAFLSKLLTTQLDRLDSIADIPLLDEGGDDIAPASYDIEFKDVAFAYGSREVLTGINLNIPQNTTCAIVGPSGSGKTTLCNLIARFWDVQSGSVFVGGHDVREYTCGSLLSLVSMVFQNVYLFHDTIESNIRFGRPEASRTEVIEAAKKARCHEFIEALPDGYDTVVGAGGSTLSGGEAQRVSIARAILKDAPIVILDEATSSVDPENEKELLSAIRELTRDKTLISIAHRLSTVRHADQIVVIDQGKIAQKGTHEQLASQDGIYSRFIRCRTQSIEWRL, encoded by the coding sequence ATGTTTGCTATCGTCAAAAGAATACTTGCCTTGTCCGGTGCATATCGGCCGCGCGTGATTGCCGGCATAGTATTCAGTACTCTAAAGTCATGTTGCGCTGCGCTTCCTTTCTTTGCCCTATTGCTGATCATGGCCAACATCAACACACTCACCGCCACGATTATAGGACAGGCATTCACCATCGTCACCTTAAGTGTCGCGGGCCGGTTTTTGTTCCAGTACCTTACCAACATCACGATGAGCGTGGCAGGGTACGACATCTTCCGAGATAGGCGGCTCGAGATCGGCGAGCAGCTGAAGCGGGCCCCCATGGGCTATTTCACGGAAGGCAACCTGGGCACCATCCAGACAGTGCTCACGACAACCATATCTGACTTGGAGGGCAATTGCATGCTGGCCCTCACGTTCCTCGTCGGCGGCTTCGCACAGGCTCTCGCCATGACCCTGATGCTCTGCCTTGCCTGCCTGCCGATCGGGCTCGTCTCCCTCGCGAGCATCCTGGCGGGCACGGCCGTCCTCGCCCTCATCAGAAGGCGGGCGGGAGCCCATACGAAGGATATGCAGGGTGCCCAAGAGCGCTTGGTCGGCAGTGCCTTGGAGTACATTCGGGGCATCTCCATCCTGCGATCCTTCGGGAAGGGCAGGGAGAGCAAAGGCAAGGTGGACGAAGCCTTCGAGAACAAGCTGAGAAGCGACCTGGAAGTGACGCACGCGACGGCGGGCGCCATGAAGCTGTACGAAGCTGTGTTCAAGATCGCAAGCTGCCTGATGTTTTTGGTAGCGGCATTGCTCTACCTGCGAGGAACCATCTCCCTGTCCTCCTGCCTCCTGTTCATCGTCTGCGCCTTTATCGTCTTCATGGAGCTGGAGCTCCTGGGCGACGGGGCGTTTCTGAGCAAGCTGCTCACGACGCAGCTCGACCGCCTCGATTCGATAGCCGACATTCCCCTCCTCGACGAGGGCGGGGACGATATAGCCCCCGCCTCGTACGACATAGAGTTCAAAGACGTGGCCTTCGCCTATGGGAGCCGCGAGGTGCTGACGGGCATCAACCTGAACATCCCCCAAAACACCACGTGCGCCATCGTGGGTCCCTCGGGCTCGGGAAAGACGACGCTGTGCAATCTGATAGCGCGGTTCTGGGACGTCCAGTCGGGCTCCGTCTTTGTCGGGGGGCACGACGTGCGCGAGTACACCTGCGGCAGCCTCCTTTCGCTCGTCAGCATGGTCTTCCAGAACGTCTACCTCTTCCATGACACGATCGAGAGCAACATCCGCTTCGGAAGGCCCGAGGCAAGCCGGACGGAGGTCATCGAGGCCGCGAAGAAGGCGCGCTGCCACGAGTTCATCGAAGCCCTGCCGGACGGGTACGACACGGTTGTCGGGGCTGGCGGCTCGACGCTTTCGGGCGGAGAGGCCCAACGGGTCAGCATCGCGCGAGCCATTCTGAAAGATGCGCCTATCGTCATCTTGGACGAGGCCACCTCCAGCGTGGACCCGGAAAACGAAAAAGAGCTTCTGTCTGCCATACGCGAGCTTACGAGGGACAAGACCCTCATCTCGATAGCCCATAGGCTCTCGACGGTTCGCCATGCGGATCAGATCGTCGTTATCGACCAGGGCAAAATCGCCCAAAAGGGGACTCATGAGCAGCTGGCAAGCCAAGACGGAATATACAGCAGGTTCATCCGATGCCGCACGCAGTCGATCGAGTGGAGGCTGTAA
- a CDS encoding MerR family transcriptional regulator, with protein sequence MDESKPAGRHYSVGQLAQMAGVSARTLRHYEDMGLLEPARAENGYRTYGPRDARRLSQILAMRACNLPLTTIRHLLRDSQASLRDTLESHLRTLRAQKKSLSDAMARTKAAIATIEGIENMDNEKRFEAIKAQGLKEFEDTYGTEARRRYGDEAIDAANERIMSLTRDEWDAKDLLEEAIKVQLRLAMASGDPTGDQAAELAHMHERWMRIHWGKSYDRKVHLALVRGYLGDPRFKNYYDTAAGNGGAEFLVKTMEANL encoded by the coding sequence ATGGACGAATCGAAACCTGCGGGAAGACACTACAGCGTGGGACAACTGGCCCAGATGGCGGGCGTGAGTGCACGCACGCTGCGCCATTACGAGGACATGGGGCTCCTCGAGCCCGCCCGGGCAGAGAACGGGTACCGCACGTACGGTCCCCGCGACGCAAGACGCCTGTCGCAGATCCTTGCGATGCGCGCCTGCAACCTTCCCCTCACGACCATCCGTCACCTGCTCAGGGACTCACAGGCAAGCCTCCGGGACACCCTTGAGTCACACCTCAGGACCCTGCGCGCGCAAAAGAAGTCACTGTCGGACGCGATGGCCCGCACAAAGGCGGCTATCGCGACTATCGAAGGGATCGAGAACATGGACAACGAGAAGAGGTTCGAGGCCATCAAGGCCCAAGGACTGAAGGAGTTCGAGGATACGTACGGAACCGAGGCGCGCAGGCGCTACGGCGATGAGGCCATCGACGCGGCCAACGAACGCATCATGTCGCTCACGCGCGACGAGTGGGACGCGAAGGACCTGCTTGAGGAGGCCATAAAGGTACAGCTGCGCCTGGCAATGGCATCGGGCGACCCGACGGGTGACCAAGCCGCTGAGCTCGCTCACATGCACGAGCGCTGGATGCGCATCCACTGGGGCAAGTCCTACGACCGCAAGGTGCACCTGGCGCTGGTGCGCGGATACCTAGGCGACCCACGCTTCAAGAACTACTACGACACCGCAGCCGGCAACGGCGGAGCAGAGTTCCTCGTGAAGACGATGGAGGCCAACCTGTAG
- a CDS encoding helix-turn-helix domain-containing protein has protein sequence MGVVEHDAMQLLGSYQRRQREVPIMKIETAKRLYEYRRASGLSQEQVAAKIGVSRQAVSKWECAESSPDTDNLIALALLYGVTVDELLFADPERAIVATLERETDADDPEEGAESASVAEGAPAEAGEESAWQSPEHPEQDYVNISFSQGVHVRDSKGGEEVHVGWDGIHVDSDKEHVHLNFGGLAKMIREFRKDQE, from the coding sequence ATGGGTGTGGTTGAGCATGATGCCATGCAGCTGCTAGGCTCATACCAACGACGACAGAGAGAGGTTCCCATCATGAAGATCGAGACAGCGAAGAGACTTTACGAGTATCGTCGGGCCTCCGGGCTTTCCCAGGAGCAGGTTGCCGCTAAGATCGGCGTTTCGCGCCAGGCGGTGTCGAAGTGGGAGTGCGCCGAGTCATCTCCCGACACTGATAACCTCATCGCGCTTGCCCTGCTCTATGGGGTGACGGTGGACGAGCTGTTGTTCGCCGATCCCGAGAGGGCGATTGTCGCAACACTAGAGCGTGAGACAGACGCAGATGATCCCGAAGAGGGCGCTGAGAGCGCGAGCGTCGCCGAGGGGGCGCCTGCGGAGGCAGGGGAGGAGTCTGCCTGGCAGTCCCCCGAGCATCCCGAGCAGGACTACGTCAACATCAGCTTTTCCCAGGGCGTGCACGTCCGTGACTCCAAGGGAGGCGAGGAGGTCCATGTGGGCTGGGACGGCATCCATGTGGACAGTGACAAGGAGCACGTGCACCTGAACTTCGGAGGTCTGGCCAAGATGATTCGCGAGTTTCGCAAGGACCAGGAGTAG
- a CDS encoding Rpn family recombination-promoting nuclease/putative transposase translates to MARAVRDVGKLRPIDDLMFRVMAQSKAFCGELLRVLLQDPGLEVVECKPQSAVTNTRGRSAVLDALCELSDGRLVDVEVQRADKGDLQRRARYYASLVTADRTRPGTPFGDVPDVCVVLVCEFDPLRGGRPLYHVDRVVRETGESAENGLEELYVNALARDGSEVSALMRVLTEAEAYDEERFPETSRMKRRLRETEEGRKDMGSVIEEIRAECIAEGEERGKLEGKLETLVRLVRDGLVSVQDAATSVGVDADEIRRALAAEG, encoded by the coding sequence ATGGCACGGGCGGTACGTGACGTGGGCAAGCTGAGGCCCATAGACGACCTGATGTTTCGGGTGATGGCGCAGAGCAAGGCCTTCTGCGGGGAGCTTTTGAGGGTGCTGCTCCAGGACCCGGGGCTCGAGGTGGTGGAGTGCAAGCCGCAGTCCGCCGTCACGAACACGCGGGGGCGCTCTGCGGTGCTCGACGCCCTCTGCGAGCTCTCCGACGGCAGGCTCGTGGACGTCGAGGTGCAGCGCGCCGACAAGGGCGACCTCCAGAGGAGGGCGCGCTACTACGCCTCGCTCGTGACGGCGGACAGGACGCGCCCGGGCACCCCCTTCGGGGACGTCCCGGACGTCTGCGTCGTGCTCGTCTGCGAGTTCGACCCCCTCAGGGGCGGCCGGCCGCTGTATCATGTGGACAGGGTCGTCAGGGAGACCGGCGAGTCGGCCGAGAACGGCCTCGAGGAGCTCTACGTGAACGCCCTGGCGAGGGACGGCAGCGAGGTCTCCGCCCTCATGAGGGTGCTCACGGAGGCCGAGGCGTACGACGAGGAGCGCTTCCCGGAGACGTCCAGGATGAAGCGCAGGCTCAGGGAGACGGAGGAGGGGCGAAAGGACATGGGAAGCGTCATAGAGGAGATCCGCGCGGAGTGCATCGCGGAGGGCGAGGAGAGGGGCAAGCTCGAGGGCAAGCTCGAGACGCTCGTCCGTCTCGTGCGCGACGGGCTCGTAAGCGTACAGGACGCCGCCACCTCGGTGGGGGTGGACGCCGACGAGATCAGGCGCGCGCTCGCGGCGGAGGGATGA
- a CDS encoding TetR/AcrR family transcriptional regulator, producing MTYCSDLTRERILECAKAEFLAKGYRAAQLKSIASAAQVTTGAIYRHFKDKNDLFLTLVKEVSEFTVARLDRDGCDAAGIQKALDSDSVEQTYAQVMDYIDYMYEHCDEFRLLLKCAQGSSAEDFTETISERYAAQNMAFIDAAYETGLASHRPSETEVHMLTRGYISAVCECIVRDIPYEQAKDYIKSIVTFHHYGWYGILGLSAK from the coding sequence GTGACGTACTGCTCTGATTTGACGAGAGAGCGCATCTTGGAGTGCGCGAAAGCCGAATTCCTTGCGAAGGGGTACAGGGCAGCGCAGCTCAAGTCGATCGCTTCTGCCGCCCAGGTGACCACCGGAGCTATCTACCGACACTTCAAAGACAAGAACGACCTGTTCCTCACACTTGTGAAGGAAGTGTCCGAATTCACAGTCGCCCGTCTCGACCGCGATGGGTGCGACGCCGCCGGTATCCAGAAGGCACTTGACTCCGACTCCGTCGAGCAGACATATGCCCAGGTGATGGATTACATCGATTACATGTACGAGCACTGTGATGAGTTCAGGCTGCTTCTGAAGTGTGCGCAGGGGTCATCTGCGGAAGATTTCACCGAAACGATCTCAGAGCGTTATGCGGCACAGAATATGGCCTTCATCGACGCTGCGTACGAGACCGGCCTGGCTTCCCACAGGCCAAGCGAGACCGAAGTGCATATGCTGACACGTGGATATATAAGCGCGGTATGCGAATGCATCGTCCGCGACATCCCCTACGAACAAGCGAAGGACTACATAAAGAGCATCGTAACGTTCCATCACTACGGGTGGTACGGCATTCTTGGCTTGTCCGCGAAGTAA
- a CDS encoding CPBP family intramembrane glutamic endopeptidase, producing MDEAMTDGRHIARYLIIAFAMTWTCWMARAALCASGVATVDSPAVLPLFLIGGFGPTVAALVVRPDARSLHGFARFVCGGSRTSIGWLFLLVVLGALSIAGNSSGLNAAIPAFAIPVIFLVTTLIGGGNEELGWRGVLQPELEGRLPYPVATLVTGVIWSVWHVPFWLTPGDSHLSFPFLLFALQAVLLSFWLAGLRRRGGSVLWCAVLHGAMNTLMSAFVLQLNAPFVIGMLAITALSIWMGMAAQRDDRRA from the coding sequence ATGGATGAGGCCATGACCGACGGACGGCACATCGCACGGTACCTCATCATCGCATTCGCGATGACCTGGACCTGCTGGATGGCCCGGGCCGCCCTGTGCGCGAGCGGGGTGGCCACGGTGGACTCACCCGCCGTCCTGCCCCTCTTTCTTATAGGAGGCTTTGGGCCGACGGTTGCCGCGCTGGTGGTGAGGCCTGACGCACGGTCGCTGCACGGGTTCGCGCGGTTTGTCTGCGGTGGCTCGAGGACCTCCATCGGATGGCTTTTCCTGCTCGTCGTACTTGGAGCGCTCTCCATCGCAGGAAACTCCTCCGGTCTCAACGCAGCGATTCCCGCGTTCGCGATTCCGGTGATCTTCCTTGTCACGACGCTCATCGGCGGCGGCAATGAGGAGCTGGGTTGGCGCGGTGTGCTGCAACCCGAACTCGAGGGGAGGCTGCCCTATCCTGTGGCCACGCTCGTCACAGGCGTGATCTGGTCGGTCTGGCATGTGCCTTTCTGGCTCACACCAGGTGACTCGCACCTCTCGTTCCCGTTCCTGCTCTTCGCCCTCCAGGCGGTCCTTTTGTCCTTCTGGCTTGCCGGCCTGCGCAGGAGGGGCGGCTCCGTCTTGTGGTGTGCCGTGCTCCATGGGGCCATGAACACGCTCATGTCGGCGTTCGTCCTGCAGCTGAATGCCCCGTTCGTCATCGGTATGCTCGCGATCACCGCCCTGTCGATCTGGATGGGTATGGCGGCTCAACGGGACGACAGGCGTGCCTGA
- a CDS encoding isoprenylcysteine carboxylmethyltransferase family protein, which yields MARGESGHLPYAGVGPLYVVAIIGVTVLGIALGQLGLIPCVGWPVPNAARIALGIALVVLGVAMWLAAFFGAGIDDGIRENQLVTTGVYAWVRNPIYVAFAMACTGAIVMADNVWLLALPLLFWAFLTLLMRHTEERWLLDLHGSVYRAYCERVNRCIPWLPRRR from the coding sequence ATGGCGAGGGGCGAGTCTGGGCACCTGCCCTATGCGGGCGTGGGCCCCCTCTATGTTGTCGCCATCATCGGGGTGACGGTGCTCGGCATAGCCTTGGGACAGCTCGGCCTGATCCCCTGCGTGGGCTGGCCGGTCCCGAACGCCGCACGTATTGCTCTGGGCATCGCGCTGGTCGTGCTTGGGGTCGCGATGTGGCTGGCGGCATTCTTTGGCGCGGGCATAGACGATGGGATCCGTGAGAACCAGCTTGTGACCACAGGTGTCTACGCGTGGGTGAGAAATCCGATCTACGTGGCCTTTGCCATGGCGTGCACGGGGGCGATCGTGATGGCGGACAATGTCTGGCTGCTCGCTCTGCCCCTCCTGTTCTGGGCGTTCCTCACGCTGCTCATGCGGCACACCGAGGAGCGATGGCTCCTGGATCTCCATGGTAGCGTGTATCGCGCGTATTGTGAGCGCGTCAACCGCTGCATACCCTGGCTGCCACGTCGGCGCTAA
- a CDS encoding peptide chain release factor 3, which produces MPSLSDQIASRRTFAIISHPDAGKTTLTEKLLLYTGSIQTAGSVKGKASARHAVSDWMDIEKERGISVTSSVLQFTYDGYCVNILDTPGHQDFSEDTYRTLMAADAAVMVIDGAKGVEAQTKKLFKVCTLRHIPIFTFVNKLDRDARDPFDLMEEIETVLGIGTYPMNWPIGSGRGFRGVFDRAARRVLAFEGDGHANATKRVDEVEAELGDPALDELIGEENHRNLGDDIELLDGADNEFDLEAVHTGKLTPVFFGSALTNFGVGPFLRDFLCLAPAPLAYMDRLTGEKVDPSRNDFSGFVFKIQANMDKNHRDRIAFVRICSGKFERGMDAQHVQGKRRIKLACGTAMMADDRATVDEAYAGDVVGLFDPGLFSIGDTVCAGRRQVEYPSIPTFAPEHFARITQVDTLKRKQFIKGMEELAQEGAVQIFRELGTGMESVIVGVVGVLQLDVLERRLRSEYGVEVMRQPLPYSEIRWIVNSPDDIDVARLNLSRDTCRVEDMRGGRLLLFTNEWNVDWAIERNPDLRLSEFGNVSLS; this is translated from the coding sequence GTGCCAAGCTTGTCAGATCAAATTGCCTCGCGGCGCACCTTCGCCATCATCTCGCACCCCGATGCGGGCAAGACGACCCTCACCGAGAAGCTGCTGCTCTATACCGGTAGCATACAGACGGCGGGCTCCGTCAAGGGCAAGGCGAGTGCGCGCCATGCGGTCTCTGACTGGATGGACATCGAGAAGGAGCGCGGCATCAGCGTGACCTCGTCGGTGCTGCAGTTCACGTACGACGGCTACTGCGTCAACATCCTCGACACCCCCGGCCACCAGGACTTCTCCGAAGACACCTATCGCACGCTCATGGCCGCCGACGCCGCCGTCATGGTCATCGACGGCGCGAAGGGCGTCGAAGCCCAGACCAAGAAGCTCTTCAAGGTGTGCACGCTGCGCCACATCCCCATCTTCACCTTCGTGAACAAACTCGACCGCGACGCGCGCGACCCCTTTGACCTCATGGAGGAGATCGAGACGGTGCTCGGCATCGGCACCTACCCCATGAACTGGCCCATCGGCAGCGGCCGCGGCTTTCGCGGCGTGTTCGACCGCGCCGCGCGCCGCGTGCTCGCCTTCGAGGGCGACGGCCATGCCAACGCCACGAAGCGGGTGGACGAGGTCGAGGCCGAGCTGGGAGACCCTGCCCTCGACGAGCTCATAGGCGAGGAGAATCACCGGAATCTGGGCGATGACATCGAGCTCCTCGATGGTGCCGACAACGAGTTTGACCTCGAGGCCGTGCACACGGGCAAGCTCACCCCGGTGTTCTTTGGCTCGGCGCTCACCAACTTTGGCGTGGGGCCCTTTCTCAGGGACTTCCTGTGTCTGGCTCCCGCACCCCTGGCCTACATGGACAGGCTTACGGGCGAGAAGGTGGACCCCTCTCGCAACGACTTCTCTGGCTTCGTCTTCAAGATCCAGGCGAACATGGACAAGAACCACCGTGACCGCATCGCCTTCGTGCGCATCTGCTCGGGCAAGTTCGAGCGTGGCATGGATGCCCAGCACGTGCAGGGCAAGCGCAGGATCAAGCTCGCGTGCGGCACGGCAATGATGGCCGACGATCGTGCGACGGTGGACGAGGCGTACGCCGGCGACGTCGTGGGCCTCTTTGACCCGGGCCTGTTCTCGATCGGCGACACCGTCTGCGCGGGCAGGCGACAGGTGGAGTATCCCAGCATCCCGACCTTCGCTCCCGAGCACTTCGCACGCATCACGCAGGTTGACACGCTCAAGCGCAAGCAGTTCATCAAGGGGATGGAGGAGCTTGCCCAGGAGGGTGCCGTTCAGATCTTTCGCGAGCTCGGTACCGGCATGGAGAGTGTCATCGTGGGCGTGGTGGGCGTGCTGCAGCTCGACGTGCTCGAGCGGCGCCTGAGGAGCGAGTATGGCGTGGAGGTCATGCGCCAGCCGCTTCCGTACTCGGAGATTCGCTGGATAGTCAACAGTCCAGACGACATCGACGTCGCAAGGTTGAATCTCTCTAGGGACACCTGCCGTGTCGAGGACATGCGGGGCGGGAGGCTCCTGCTGTTTACCAACGAGTGGAACGTCGATTGGGCCATCGAGCGAAATCCCGACCTCAGGCTCTCGGAATTCGGTAACGTCTCCCTCTCGTGA
- a CDS encoding ABC transporter ATP-binding protein, which yields MGIVKTSGAADHRSSSVRQLLDHAGPYAKHLYASVVLAICGELFGMLPFAAVAIMVESLLDGTATTSGALALFAVALGGQLLRLALTFISTLMSHKATYRILKNMRSAIAEKMFRVPLGVLLETPAGDFKTLMVDTVSKLEDSMAHFMPEVTSNVVAPFCCIVVVFTLDWRMGLAALATIPLGLLCYAGMMRDYKSRSATYTSSQNAMNSTLVEYVGGIEVIKAFNQGTSSYGKFSEAVGSFHDSTLSWWRQSWFWSAMAQAVMPTTLLVTLPVGAWLYKEGSTSLPAFIVCIILPIGFIAPLMRVARYSEQFNMVRAHLATIQAFLEKAELKRPEQDIPLDDTAYRFEHVWFSYGDATVLKDVSFVVEPRTVCAIVGPSGSGKSTIAKLMAGFWDPQEGRVVFRGADIRDIPSRQMTGAISYVSQDNFLFNESIRENIRLGRPSATDEEVELAAKAACCHDFIVQLEDGYDTDAGDAGNRMSGGERQRITIARAILADAPVVILDEATAYADPENERLIQQALSELVRDKTLIVVAHRLSTIQGADQILVLDHGKLVGRGTQSELLASCPLYQRLWNDYVSVAELA from the coding sequence ATGGGCATAGTGAAAACGAGCGGCGCAGCAGACCATCGTTCAAGTTCCGTACGCCAGCTGCTTGACCATGCGGGTCCTTATGCGAAACATCTGTATGCATCAGTGGTCTTGGCCATATGCGGCGAGCTTTTCGGGATGCTCCCCTTTGCGGCCGTTGCCATCATGGTCGAAAGCCTCTTAGATGGCACGGCCACCACGTCAGGCGCGCTCGCCCTCTTCGCCGTCGCCTTAGGTGGTCAGCTGCTCAGGCTGGCCTTGACCTTCATCTCCACCCTCATGTCGCACAAGGCGACGTATCGAATCCTGAAGAACATGCGCAGCGCGATAGCGGAAAAGATGTTTCGCGTTCCTTTGGGCGTCTTGCTGGAAACCCCCGCGGGGGACTTCAAGACCCTCATGGTGGATACCGTCTCAAAGCTCGAGGATTCCATGGCGCACTTCATGCCCGAGGTAACATCCAACGTTGTGGCGCCGTTTTGCTGCATCGTGGTGGTGTTCACCCTCGACTGGCGCATGGGCTTGGCGGCCCTTGCCACCATCCCACTCGGCCTTCTGTGCTATGCGGGCATGATGCGCGACTATAAGAGCAGGAGCGCAACGTACACGAGCTCCCAAAACGCCATGAACAGCACCCTCGTCGAATACGTGGGGGGCATCGAGGTTATCAAGGCGTTTAATCAAGGGACCTCCTCCTATGGGAAGTTCAGCGAGGCCGTCGGCTCCTTTCATGACAGTACCCTGTCTTGGTGGAGGCAGAGCTGGTTCTGGTCGGCGATGGCGCAGGCAGTCATGCCCACCACCCTGCTCGTGACCCTTCCCGTAGGCGCATGGCTCTACAAGGAGGGGTCGACTTCCCTCCCGGCCTTTATTGTCTGCATCATCCTTCCCATAGGATTCATCGCACCCCTGATGCGCGTGGCAAGATACTCCGAGCAGTTCAATATGGTTCGCGCCCACCTCGCCACCATCCAGGCGTTTCTCGAAAAGGCCGAGTTGAAGCGCCCCGAGCAGGACATTCCGCTAGACGATACGGCATATCGCTTCGAGCACGTATGGTTCTCCTACGGTGACGCCACGGTCTTGAAGGACGTCTCGTTCGTCGTCGAGCCAAGAACCGTTTGTGCCATAGTGGGGCCATCGGGCTCCGGCAAGTCGACCATCGCGAAGCTGATGGCAGGCTTCTGGGATCCCCAGGAAGGGCGTGTCGTTTTCAGGGGAGCCGACATCAGGGACATCCCATCTCGGCAGATGACGGGCGCGATAAGCTACGTCTCCCAAGACAACTTCCTTTTCAACGAGAGCATCCGCGAGAACATCCGCCTTGGAAGGCCCAGCGCAACCGACGAAGAGGTGGAGCTGGCTGCGAAGGCCGCGTGCTGCCACGACTTTATCGTTCAGTTGGAGGACGGATACGACACCGATGCTGGCGATGCTGGCAACAGAATGTCGGGTGGCGAGCGCCAGCGTATCACGATTGCCCGGGCCATCCTGGCGGATGCGCCCGTCGTTATCCTCGACGAAGCCACTGCTTATGCCGATCCGGAAAACGAGCGTTTAATCCAACAAGCGCTCAGCGAGCTTGTCCGCGACAAGACCCTCATCGTGGTGGCCCATCGGCTCTCTACGATTCAGGGCGCCGACCAGATCCTGGTACTCGACCACGGCAAGCTTGTGGGCCGTGGAACCCAGTCCGAACTCCTAGCATCCTGCCCACTCTATCAACGACTCTGGAACGACTACGTCAGCGTAGCCGAGTTGGCATAG